A single genomic interval of Lathyrus oleraceus cultivar Zhongwan6 chromosome 7, CAAS_Psat_ZW6_1.0, whole genome shotgun sequence harbors:
- the LOC127108306 gene encoding DNA polymerase eta, with protein MPVARRETCDGRVIAHVDMDCFYVQVEQRKQPCLRGLPTAVVQYNSYKGGGLIAVSYEARKCGVKRSMRGDEAKEACPEIQLVQVPVARGKANLNTYRNAGSEVVTILSRKGRCERASIDEVYLDLTDAAQTMLMETPPESMEHVEEEVIKSHVLGLQVKDGVDAKEEVRKWLCRSDASYQEKLLACGAFIVADLRMQVLKETEFTCSAGIAHNKMLAKLASAMNKPAQQTVVPHSSVEGLLESFPIKKMKQLGGKLGTSLQSDLGINTVGDLLQFSEEKLQQHYGINTGTWLWNIARGISGEEVEERLLPKSHGSGKTFPGPQALKTFASVQHWLNELSEELSERLDSDMDQNKRIAHTLTLHARAYKRGDLDSHKKFPSKSCPLRYGTTKIQEDALTLFHAGLRDFLGIFNSKTHSSENNNWGITALSVSASKIVPIPSGTHSIAKYFVERLPSGSSSNQPVDNVIDEVAPSSPSGENCWEVIPNEMQVEYLEEDPGMNHSNACLDQPDLLGNLSENVDGLTEESSLVAPPGNEDRVTQIESCRDIPAKEPRHASDAYSLKAVEKKKAAGKKPQGNCSITKFFNNYHSSQSSFEQKNVANAQGSPSASSSYLANNQVEMLPEEVDKNSIGCIPQRSQTWSYNIDEIDPSIIDELPPEIQDEFRTWLRPRKRPHVVKRGSNITQYFRPDK; from the exons ATGCCTGTGGCGAGACGAGAGACTTGTGATGGAAGAGTCATTGCTCACGTAGACATGGATTGCTTTTACGTCCAAG TGGAACAGAGGAAGCAGCCATGTTTAAGGGGCTTGCCTACTGCAGTCGTACAGTACAACTCCTACAAAGGCGGAGGCTTGATCGCTGTTAGCTATGAAGCTCGCAAATGTGGAGTCAAACG TTCAATGCGTGGCGATGAAGCAAAGGAAGCCTGTCCGGAAATTCAATTGGTTCAAGTCCCGGTAGCACGCGGTAAAGCTAATCTCAACACATATAGGAATGCTGGTTCTGAG GTTGTTACAATTCTTTCGCGGAAGGGTCGATGTGAGAGAGCTTCAATTGATGAGGTGTATCTTGACCTCACTGATGCTGCTCAAACTATGTTAATGGAAACTCCTCCGGAAAGTATGGAGCATGTTGAGGAGGAAGTTATCAAGTCACATGTTTTGGGGCTTCAAGTTAAG GATGGAGTTGATGCTAAAGAAGAAGTTAGAAAGTGGCTTTGTAGGAGCGATGCTAGCTATCAAGAAAAGCTATTAGCTTGTGGGGCCTTCATTGTTGCTGACCTCAGAATGCAGGTTTTGAAAGAGACGGAGTTCACATGCTCTGCTGGTATTGCTCATAATAAG ATGCTGGCTAAACTTGCTAGTGCTATGAACAAACCTGCACAACAAACAGTTGTTCCACATTCATCTGTTGAAGGGTTGCTCGAGTCTTTTCCCATTAAGAAAAT GAAACAGCTTGGGGGAAAGCTGGGGACTTCCTTACAAAGTGACCTTGGTATCAACACTGTTGGTGATCTGCTTCAATTTTCAGAGGAGAAGCTACAGCAACATTATGGGATCAATACTGG TACTTGGCTGTGGAATATTGCGAGAGGAATCAGCGGGGAAGAAGTTGAGGAGCGACTACTTCCCAAGAGCCATGGTTCTGGAAAGACATTTCCTGGGCCTCAAGCTTTGAAGACATTTGCATCT GTTCAGCACTGGCTTAACGAACTGAGTGAAGAGCTGAGTGAACGCCTTGACTCTGACATGGATCAAAACAAACGGATTGCGCACACCTTGACTCTGCATGCTAGAGCATATAAG AGAGGGGATTTAGATTCACATAAAAAGTTCCCTTCTAAATCTTGTCCTTTAAGATATGGGACTACAAAGATCCAAGAGGATGCCCTAACTCTATTTCACGCTGGATTACGTGATTTTTTGGGCATTTTCAACTCTAAGACTCACAGCAGTGAAAATAACAACTGGGGAATAACAGCACTTTCTGTTTCTGCGAGTAAGATTGTCCCCATACCATCT GGGACACATTCGATTGCTAAATATTTCGTTGAGCGATTACCATCTGGTTCTTCATCAAATCAACCTGTAGATAATGTTATTGACGAAGTTGCACCATCCTCACCGTCAG GTGAAAATTGTTGGGAAGTGATTCCTAATGAAATGCAAGTTGAATATCTTGAAGAAGACCCAGGAATGAACCATTCAAATGCTTGTCTAGATCAACCG GATCTGTTGGGCAATTTATCGGAAAATGTAGATGGCTTGACTGAAGAATCCTCCCTTGTGGCACCCCCGG GAAATGAAGACAGGGTGACACAAATTGAGTCATGTAGAGATATACCCGCAAAAGAACCTAGGCATGCTTCCGATGCCTACAGTTTGAAAGCAGTAGAGAAGAAAAAGGCAGCAGGAAAGAAGCCTCAA GGGAATTGTTCAATTACAAAATTCTTCAATAATTACCATAGTTCCCAGTCTTCATTTGAGCAGAAGAATGTTGCAAATGCTCAAG GATCTCCGTCTGCCAGTTCTAGTTATTTAGCAAATAATCAAGTTGAGATGCTACCTGAAGAGGTTGATAAAAATAGCATAGGTTGTATACCTCAAAGAAGCCAAACTTGGAGTTATAACATTGATGAGATTGACCCCTCTATCATTGATGAATTACCACCCGAAATTCAGGATGAGTTTCGAACATGGCTTAGGCCTCGTAAGCGACCTCATGTGGTTAAACGAGGTTCTAATATTACTCAATATTTCCGGCCTGACAAGTAG